TAATAAAGGCAATTTTATTGGCATATAGGTCATCGTTCAGGTGTGCTGTTACATCGTAGCTTCCAAACATCATGTCTACGGGGGTAATTTCTTCACCTTCCAGTTGTAGCGGCTCTTTCAACAGGACATCGATTTTGTGGAAGTATCCGTCGAATACTTCAAAGTTTCGCTCCAGTGTATGAAAAAGCTGATCGAGTCGAGCTTCATCAGCAACAAAACTCCGCTTGCAGAACTCGGCAAATTCTCCTGCCGTTCCGTCCGGTTCCCGCCAAAGGTCAGCAACCTGCCGGACACCACGTTCAATACGGAAATAGGCCGTTTCTCCCAACGAATCCTTCAGCATTGAAATTACTTCGTTGCGCTGCGCTTCTGCAATAAAACGGCTTTCTGACATATCATTCTCTTTTTTTGATGGGTGGGTATTACAAGAAACAAGTAATGCCAACAGTAGTGAAACGGATAGTAGTGGCCTCATCTTTTTCATGTTTAAACTTTAACATTATGTTGCAAAGGTAATTAAAAAGCGTTTCATCCGCTTCTGGATGCAATTTTTTTTGTAGTTTTACGCCCAAACCCTAAAACTAAATTAATTATGCAGGAGATTAACAACTACGTGGAAACCCACAAGCAACGATTTTTAGACGAGCTCTTCGAACTGATCCGAATTCCATCCATCTCATCACTTCCCGAGCACAAACCGGACATGTACCGCGCCGCCGAAAAATGGAAAGAAATTCTGCTCGCTGCCGGTGCCGATAAGGCGGAGGTATATGAAACCGATGGAAATCCGGTGACATATGGCGAGAAGATAATCGACCCCAAGGCACCCACCGTAATGGTTTACGCTCACATGGACGTTATGCCGGTTGATCCGGTCGGCTTATGGAAAACCGACCCCTTTGAACCGGTGGTGAAAGAGGGGAAGATCTGGGCGCGTGGCGCCGATGACGATAAAGGCCAGGGATTTATGCACGCCAAAGCGTTTGAATACCTCGTGAAGTCGGAAAAATTGAATTGTAACGTGAAATTCCTGATTGAAGGTGAGGAAGAGGTTGGGTCGCCCAGTTTGCCCAAGTTTTGCAAAAAACACAAAAAAATGCTGCAGGCCGATGTTATTCTGGTCTCAGATACCTCAATGATAGCCCCGGATGTTCCTTCCATTACCACCGGGTTGCGCGGATTGGCATACTGGCAGGTGGAAGTTACCGGCCCGGACAAAGATCTTCATTCGGGCCTCTTTGGCGGTGCAGTAGCCAATCCCATCAATGTGCTGGCCAAAATGATTGCACAGGTTACGGACGATAACGGACGTATTTTGATTCCCGGATTTTACGACGATGTTGTAGAGGTTTCCCGAAAGGAACGGAACATGATGGCGAAAGCTCCGTTTTCGCTTGAGGAATACAAAAAATCGCTTGACGTGAAGGAAGTTTTCGGCGAGAAAGGGTACACCACCAATGAACGCACCGGCATCCGGCCTACTTTCGACGTATGCGGTATCTGGGGCGGCTACACGGGTGAAGGCGCCAAAACAGTGCTTCCCTCCAGGGCATATGCTAAAATCAGTACCCGGCTGGTGCCCAACCAGGACCACAACAAAATAGCCAAATTGTTTGTGAAGTTTTTTGAAAGCATTGCTCCGAAATCGGTAAAGGTAAAAGTGGAATACCTGCACGGAGGGCCGTCGTATGTCTGCCCTATTGATTTGCCGGCATACAAAGCCGCCGCAAAGGCTTACACGGAGGTATACGGAAAAACTCCGATTCCTGTCCGTTCGGGAGGAAGTATTCCGATTATCGCCACTTTTGAAGAGGTCCTCGGTATTAAGTCGGTGCTAATGGGTTTTGGGTTAGGATCTGATGCCATTCACTCACCCAATGAAAATTACCCTTTGGAACAGTTTTACAACGGAATCCGTACTATTCCGCTGTTTTACCGGTATTTTGCAGAAGAGATGGGGAGGTAACAAACACATAAGCCAGATATTGTGTTTGTTCGGAAACCGGTGTTAAAGCTAAAAATCCCGAAATAATTTTCCCGTTTTCAACGATGAGGGGAAAATCTGTTGACATTTTCTGTTGGAAGGTTAACGCTCCGCCCGTTTTTTTGAAAAAATCGACCGTAAATTTTCCGGTAGACCCGGGTTTTACAAAACGGTCGTAGAGAATGTAGGCGACAATCCCCATATTCATTCGAAGGTTAATCTCAACGCAAGGTTGGATTTGATACCCTCTGTTGGTTTTGCAAACCATCATGTCCACTCCCAGACAACCGGAATAGGATGGGTACTGGCGGCAGAGTTTTTCGGCAAGAGATTTCCGGAGTTGCGGCAGCAACTCCGGACCGGTGTATTCACCCAACCTTTCTTCAATATCGGTTTGTGGCATCAGGAAGTTGCCCATGTAGGCACCTGAAGATGTGGATTGGAACAGGGAGTACCCGATAAATTCAGCTTTGTTATCGGAAAGGCAGAATTCCATGGCAAAATCTCGAATCTTGTTCAGAACAGGCTCCGCAATAAGGCCTCCCTGTTCGTGAATTACCCGCCGGCACCAATCGGTTTGTTTGTCGGTTATTTTCCCTTTGATCCAGCTTAATCCCTTGCCGCTGCCGGAATTGGGCATTTTCAATACGTGATCCCCGTTTCGCGAATGTAAAAAGTGCAATACATCATCAACAGCGGAGAAAAAATAGGATTCTCCACAAAACGCGTTATTCTCCGCCCTGAGTTCGTTCAGAATATGTATGGCGTTCTTCCTGCCCGAGTCGCTTCGAAGCTGTTTTAACTCCTCCATCGAAGGCAGGCTCTCTTCCATTGCACCGGCGTCCAGCAACTTTTTTCTCAATGCGGGGTTCCATCCCCACGGGATAATTTTCTCTTTCGGAAAAAGGGAAATGCCCGAAAAAGGGATGAGGGATACCTCGAGGGCGAAAAACTCTTTCAATCGGGAAAGGAACTGTTCGTTTTGAGCAGTGGCGGCAATCACCTTAGCACCTTCCGGAGCATACCACATCGGCAAAATGGCCAGATCGTCCGCAATTTTCACTGCAGATGCCGGAGGCGTGTAGTTAATACCGAAGTTCGCCAGGGCCAGATCGTTCTCGGGATTGAAGAGATGCATACGCTTGGGTTACACGTACTCTTTCGGTTCAATCTCTCCGCTTAGGATCAGTGCACCGTTTTCAGCCAGGGCTTTCATTTCATCCTCACCCGGATAAACGTATACCGGTGCGATTTTATGGATACGTTCGATGATCAGGTTGCAGAACCATTTGCTGTTAGCCATTCCTCCGGTGATCAGGATGGCATCCACATCGCCTTTCAGAACGGTTGAGAATGCGCCGATTTCTTTTGCTGTCTGGTAAGCCATGGCTTCCATCACATCGTAGCATTTTTTATCTCCGGCCTGAGCGGCTTTTTCTACTTCATAGGCATTGTTGAGGCCCGTATATGCGTACAGTCCCCCTTTGCCGACCACCATCGACTTCATCTCCTCATACGTATATTTGCCGCTGAAAGCCATTTTCAGGAGTTCGCCGACGGGAAGCGTTCCGGACCGTTCCGGAGAAATGGGTCCATCACCGTCGAGTGCCTGGTTCACGTCCACGACGCGTCCCTGATGATGTACCCCCACCGATATTCCTCCTCCCAAGTGTACCACGATAAGGTCCATATCCTCATATCTCCGCATGAGTGATTTGGCGTGAGCGCGGGCAATGGCTTTTTGATTGAGCGCATGGAAAAGGGATACTCTTTCGAAAAGGGGATGCCCCGAATACCGGGCAATGGGTTCGAACTCGTCCACCACTACCGGGTCAGCGATAAAGGCTTCTGCTGAGGGGAGTTGTTTGGCGATATCGTCGGCAATAAGCGCTCCCAGGTTACTGGCGTGTTCTCCTCTTTTTGCCTCGATAAGGTCTCTCTTCATGGTTTCGTTTACCCTGTAAACGCCCGACGCAATAGGTTTCACTATTCCTCCACGTCCGACGACGATCCGGATAAGGTCCAACCTGATTTCGGCGTTCTTTAATTCATTATAGACGATGTTTTTGCGAAATTCATACTGATCGCTTATTCTTTTAAACTGGCTTAATTCCTCGACTGAGTGGCGGATAGTCTTTAAAAAAACTACATCTCCGTTTTTATAAACGGCAATTTTTGTTGATGTTGAACCCGGGTTAATCACCAGGATCCGTGGATGATTGTCCATAGTTGTAATGTTTAATCCATAGCTGCTGCCAAAACGATAGAAAGCATCTTGCTGATTTCTGAATCGGAGCGTGATGTAAGCACAATAGGAACCGCCGCACCCATGATTACGGCTGCACAGACGGCTCCTCCCAAGAAGTTTAACGCCTTGTAAAATATATTTCCGGCTTCTATGTCGGGTACGAGAATAATGTCGCTGTCCCCGGCAACTTCACTGAAGATGCCTTTATGTGTGGCAGCCTCTTTGTCGACGGCAATATCGACGGCAAAAGGTCCATCCACGAGGCATCCCTGCAATTGTTTATTGATGTTCATTTCTTTCAGCTGAGCGGCATGAACGGTGGCTTCCATTTTTGGATTAACGGTTTCTACAGCGGCGGCTACAGTGACTTTAGGCACGGTTATCCCGAGTTTATGACATGCCTCCACGGCATTGTTGAGGATATGTACCTTGGTATCCAGATCGGGAGCAATGTTCATGGCCGCATCCGTTACACAGAAAAGTTTGTGGTAGTAAGGCGACTCAAAAAAGGCCACGTGACTGAGGACTGCTGCTTTTCGCAGGCCGTTTTCTTTGTCGAGAACAGCTTTTAGCAGGTCGCCCGTGCTGACAAGGCCTTTCATAAGAATACCGGCATTACCTTTCTTTATCTCAGACACAGCTATTTTTGCCGATTCATTGGCTCCGTTGTCGTTGTGGATAATTTCTACCTGACTCAGATCAAAATCAATGAGTTGCGCGATTCTTTCAATTTCACTTTTGTTACCAACCAGTACAGGACTGACAAGTCCTTGTTGCATAGCTGCTTTGATGGATTTTAGTACCGATCCGTCTTCTGCTGCCGCAACTGCAATCTTCCGTATGGGTTTCTGTTTGGCTTTTTCGGTAAGTTCAGCTAATCTGTGAATCATAAAAAGTATTGTTAAGGGAGTTTACGCACAAAATAACAAAAAAAAAAGAAGATAATCTCCTGAAACAAGTTTTTTATTGGAATTATGTCAGAAATCTGTTTCTTTTGGCAGGAAACTTTTCTCCTAAGCTAATCATATATATAAAACTATTCATGAATATTATTTTTCATAAAAAGGTAAAGCTATAAAAGTAATTCGAAGTAGTTTTCAAGATGTAATATAAGTAATAATTACAATAAGGTTATTTTTATATATGTATTTTTTACTTTATATAAATTGCTGATAATAATGTTTTAAAACATATAAAAATTTTACATGTATTGTGATTAATCTGTATAATTTTGTATTCTTATTAAGAATATGTCATGAAAAATAGCACTCATGTTTACAACCCTCACGTTTCGGTGGACTGCGTTGTTTTTGGGTTTGACGGTGAAAAACTGAAAGTATTGCTTATCGAACGGACGATAGAAGAACAAAACTTCAGCGATAAAAAATTACCGGGAAGCATTATTTTCGAAGATGAAGACCTGGATGAGGCAGCTATACGTATCCTTAACGAACTGACGGGATTAAAAAACATTTACCTGAGCCAGTTTCATAGCTTTGGCAATCCCCAAAGGACAAAGAATATGAGGGACAAAAATTGGCTGGAGAAACTGACAAACATGAAAATCGGCAGAATCGTTACAGTAGGGTATGTGGCACTGATTAAAATAAGTAGAAAAATTATTTTTGAGTCGGAGAATACTGCAGCAAACTGGTACGACGTAAGTTCATTAAAATCTTTACGGCTAGCTTTCGATCACAATGAAATTGCGGATACTGCGTTAGAGCATATCCGCCACAAAGTGAAGTCGGAGCCCTCCATGTTATTCGAACTGCTGCCTCAGAAGTTCACCATGACACAACTTAGAAACCTGTATGATATCATAATGGGCACAACGTCTGATGTCCGTAACTTCAAGAAAAAAATAATGCAGATTGAAGGCCTGGAACAATTGGACGAAGTGCAGAAAGATGTACCTTACAGAGCTCCCAGGCTTTACAGGTTCGATAAAAAAGTACACAAAAAAAATACACGAAAACTATATAGTTAGCCGTTCATGTTAAACTCAAAATACAGTTTGCAATGAAAAAGACTTCTGGTTACTACCTGTTTCTTTTGTGGATCGCAGGATTTCTCTTTTTTTCCTGCAAAGAGGTACAGCCTTATTTAAACACAAAACTCTCTTTCGAAGAAAGAGCGGACGACCTGCTCTCACGGTTGACAATCGAAGAGAAGGCTGAGCTGATGCGATACGATTCACCGGCCATTGACCGGCTGGGCATACCTGCATATAATTGGTGGAACGAATGCTTGCACGGTGTCGGGCGCTCCGGTTTGGCTACGGTTTTTCCACAAGCTATCGGAATGGCGGCTATGTGGGACAGTCAGCAAATGTCAGAAATTGCAACAGCCATTTCTGACGAAGCGCGCGCCAAGCATCACGATTATGTCTCAAAAGGGAAAAGAGGTATTTACCAGGGATTGACTTTCTGGACACCCAACATCAATATTTTCCGTGATCCGCGGTGGGGCAGGGGGATGGAAACCTACGGGGAAGATCCGTTCCTGACGGCAGAACTTGCCATCCCTTTCATTAAAGGATTACAGGGCGATGATTCAAAGTACCTGAAGTTAGTGGCAACCGTCAAACATTTTGCTGTTCACAGCGGTCCGGAATCCACCCGGCATTCGTTCGACGTATATCCTTCAGATTATGATCTGGCAGAAACTTATCTGCCTCATTTTAGGCGTGCTGTCCAGGAGGCGGGTGCCTATTCCGTCATGTGTGCCTATAACCGGTTACGGGGTGAGCCGTGCTGTGGCGATAAATACCTGGAAGATCTGTTGCGGAACAAATGGGGGTTCAACGGATATATTGTTTCCGATTGTGGGGCCATCAGTGATTTTTACAGGGAAAATGCCCACCACATAGTCAACACACCCGAAGAAGCATCGGCTAAAGCGGTAAAAGCCGGAACCGACCTTAATTGTGGCGATACATATGCCAAAGGTTTGATTGAAACCGTGAAGCAAAATCTAATCACGGAAGCGGAGCTGGATGTTTCGGTAAAACGGCTTTTGCTTGCCAGGTTCAAGCTCGGAATGTTTGACCCGGATAGCGAAGTGAAATATGCGCAAATCCCTATTGAGGTCGTGGACAGTGAGAATCATCGGGTGCTGGCATTACAAGCTGCACGAAAATCGATGGTTTTATTGAAGAACGACAACAACCTCTTGCCTTTTAGCAAGGAAGTTAAAAAAGTAGCCGTTATTGGTCCAAATGCGGACGATAACGAGGTTCTGTTGGGCAACTACAACGGATACCCTTCGAAAGGAATCACGCCGTTAAAAGGGATTATCGAAAAATTACCCCATGCTGAAGTTGCTTTTGCTCAGGGATGCACACTGGCGGAAAAGCTTCCCTACTTTACCGTTATTCCGGCTGATTATTTTTATACCGATAAAACGCTTCAAACGAAAGGACTGAATGTTGAATATTTCGATAACAACAAGCTGGAAGGTATCGCAAAGCGCACGCGCGTTGATGACAATATCGATTTCGTGTGGTGGAATAAAGCACCCTTCGATGATTTAAACCCGGAAGAATTCTCGATCTGCTGGAGAGGGGTTCTTGTGCCACCTGTTACAGGTGAATATGCCATTGGAGGCGAAGCTTTCACCGGATACAAACTGTCGGTGGACGGTAAGGAGGTAACACAAGGCAGGGACCAGCATCACGCGAGAAAAAGGTATGAGTATGTGCAGTTTGAAGCCGGAAAACCGTATGAAATAGAGGTGGAATACGTTCAGGATAAAACAGAATATGCTCATGTGAAGATACTTTGGGATGTGCCTAATCCTAATTTGAAACAAGAAGCCATTGATTTGGCCAGGAACTCCGATCTGGTGATTCTGTGTATGGGACTGAGCCCCTTATTGGAAGGCGAAGAGATGAAAGTCAATGTAGAAGGTTTTGCGGGTGGAGACCGTCTCGACATCAAACTACCCGCTGTTCAAACCGAGCTCATGAAAGAAATTCAGAAACTCGGGAAACCCACTGTTCTGGTCCTTCTCAATGGAAGCGCCTTAGCCTTTAACTGGGAAGCTGAAAATATTCCTGCCATTCTGGAGGCATGGTATCCCGGGCAGTCGGGCGGAACAGCCATTGCCGACGTTATTTTTGGCGATTACAATCCGGCAGGCCGCCTTCCGGTTACCTTTTATAAAGATGTGAACCAGATTCCTGCTTTTGATAATTATGACATGCAGGGTAAAACTTACCGGTATTTTGAAGGAAAACCTCTGTACGAGTTTGGTTATGGGTTAAGCTATACCACCTTTCAGTATAAACTGCGTACTGTTCCCGAAAGCGTGAAGAACGGAGAGGATATTTCGGTTTCTGTCGATGTGACCAATACCGGCAATATGGATGGAGATGAAGTTGTTCAACTTTACGTGTCTCTACCCGACAGTAAACTGCAAAAACCGATTCGTGCTTTGCAGGGATTTAAACGGGTACATTTGAAAAAAGGCGAAACACAAACCGTGAAGTTTACGTTGAAACCGCATCAGATTGCTGCAAGGAACAAAGCGAACATACCGGTTGTTGAGACCGGAAAAGTGCAGGTGTCGATCGGAGGTAAGCAACCCGATGCCGGTTCGCTGGCTACCGGAAACGTAGTAGAGGTTTTTATTGAGACAGAGGGGGATAATTATTTTATTAACGAATAAAAAGAGAACATCATGTATTTGTTGGGATACGATATAGGCAGTTCATCGGTAAAAGCTTGCCTGGTGAATGCAGAAACGGGGCAGGTGGTAGCATCCGATTTTTTCCCGAAGACCGAGATGCCGATCTATGCTGCACAACCGGGTTGGGCGGAACAAGACCCCGACATGTGGTGGGAAAACCTGAAGCTGGCAAACCAATCGGTAATTAAAAAGTCGGGTATAGATGTTGCCGAAATCAAAGGCATCGGGATATCGTGGCAGATGCACGGATTGGTCGCCATCGATAAGAACGGAAAAGTGCTTCGCCCGTCCATCATTTGGTGCGACAGTCGCGCTGTACCCTACGGTGAAAAAGCATTCGAGGCGATAGGGGCAGAGAATGCCCTGGCTGCACTGTTGAACTCGCCGGGTAACTTCACCGCATCAAAACTGGCTTGGGTAAAAGAAAATGAACCCTACCTTTATGGACAAATCGATAAGATCATGCTCCCCGGTGATTATATTGCCATGAAGCTGACGGGTGGTGTTTGCACTACGATTGAAGGATTATCGGAAGGTGTTTTCTGGGATTTTCAGACAAACGCCGTCTCGACAGAGGTGATGAGGTATTTTGGATTCAGTGACGAAATTATTCCTCCGGTAATTCCAACGTTTGGTTTTCAGGGAACGGTATCCGCCGGAGCAGCCAAGGAGCTCGGTCTGAAAGAGGGTATCCCGCTGGGATACCGGGCAGGGGACCAGCCCAACAATGCCGTTTCGCTCAACGTGTTCAACCCAGGAGAAATAGCCTCTACCGCAGGAACATCGGGAGTGGTTTACGGCGTGCTGGGCGAAGTGAATTACGATCCGCTTTCGCGTGTTAACACCTTTGCACACGTGAACCACACATCCGGGAAGCCGAGGCTGGGTGTCTTATTGTGCATCAACGGAACCGGTATTCTGAATTCGTGGATAAAAAGGAACATGATACAGCCGGGATTGAGTTACAACGACATGAACGGGCTGGCTGAAAAGTCTCCTGTCGGTTCAAGGGGGGTCTCGGTGATTCCTTTCGGAAACGGTGCAGAGCGCGTACTGCAAAATAAGGATCCGGGATGTTCCTTTCACGGTATCAATTTCAATATTCATACCCTTTCCGATATTGTTCGTGCGTCGCAGGAAGGCATTGTCTTCTCTTTTAAATACGGAATGGAGATTATGGAAGAGATGGGGATGAAGATCAACCTTATCAGGGCTGGAAACGCCAATATGTTCCTGAGTCCCGTATTCAGAGAAACACTGGCGGGCATAACCGGATCAACCATCGAGCTGTTCGATACCGACGGAGCGGCAGGCGCTGCAAAAGCTGCCGGTATGGGCGTAGGGATCTATTCTTCCAACGAAGAGGCATTTGCTTCGCTGAAGAAAATCATGACCGTTAAGCCCGATGAAAAGAATGGTGAGAGGTACAAGGAGGTTTACCAACGTTGGAAAAAATACATTAAACAATAGAAAACAGATGCGAAAAATTATGGAAACAAAAAAAGAATTTTTTCCCGGAATAGGGAAGATCAGGTTCGAAGGAAAAGAAAGCAAAAATCCGCTGGCATTCCGTTACTACGATGCGGAGAAAGTGGTTTACGGACGGAAGATGAAAGAGTGGTTCAAATTCTCCATGGCTTACTGGCACACCCTTTGTGCGGAATCGAGTGACCCCTTTGGCGAAGAAACCAAGGATTTCGAATGGAACAATGGTGATGGCGCTTTGGAAAGAGCCCGGAAGAAACTGGATGCCGGTTTCGAGTTTATGCAGAAGATTGGAATCGAATATTTCTGTTTTCACGATATCGATCTGATCGACGAAGGGAAAACCATCGGGGAGTATGAAGCCAACCTCAGGTCCATCGTCGCATACGCTAAAAAAAGGATGGAAGAGACAGGCATCAAACTGCTCTGGGGTACGGCCAATGTTTTTAGTCACAAGCGTTACATGAACGGGGCAGCTACCAACCCCAACTTCGACAGTGTAGCCTACGCTGCCACACAAATCAAGAACGCACTTGATGCCACCATCGAGCTGGGAGGAGAAAATTATGTGTTCTGGGGTGGTCGCGAAGGGTATATGAGCCTCCTGAATACCGATATGAAGCGTGAAAAAAAACACCTGGCCATGATGCTGGCCAAGGCACGCGATTATGCCCGTTCGAAGGGATTTAAAGGAACATTTCTTATTGAACCCAAACCGATGGAGCCGACCAAACACCAGTACGATGCAGATGCTGAAACAGTGATCGGATTTCTCCGCGCACACAACCTCGACAAGGATTTCAAACTGAACATTGAGGTAAACCACGCCACACTGGCAGGGCACACTTTTGAACACGACCTGCAGTGCGCTGTCGATGCCGGCTTGTTGGGCTCCATTGATGCCAATCGGGGTGATTACCAGAACGGCTGGGACACAGACCAGTTTCCCATCGATCTTTACGAACTGACCCAAGCCATGTTGGTTATTCTGAAAGGTGGAGGTTTGCAAGGCGGAGGCACGAACTTCGATGCCAAAATCCGGAGAAATTCCACCGATTTGGAAGATATCTTTATTGCACACATTGCCGGTATGGACGCCTTTGCACGAGCCCTGGAGGCTGCCGCCGGGATTCTGGATGAATCACCCTATCTGCAGATGCTCAAGGAGAGATACGTTTCTTTCGATAGCGGTAAAGGAAACGAGTTCGAAGAGGGAAAGCTCTCGCTCGAAGATATGCGTGAATACGCTCTCGCGCTGGGGAAAGAGCCTGATCAGATCAGCGGCAAGCAGGAACTGTACGAAGCAATTGTAAACATGTACATTTGATAGAACCAAGATGGTAGTAGAGCCAAGAACAAGGACGTTCGTCCCTACTCTCAAAACATTGACCAGTGAATTCATCGGGCACAACGTTGAGCAATTCAACGAAAAAGCTTATTGACCTGATAATCTTTTGTCTGTCTTGATTTCTGGCTCTCACGTCTTATAATCTAAAGATAAATGAAGTACAACAAAACCTATATCTTTGGGATCACCCTGGTAGCGACATTGGGTGGCTTACTCTTCGGCTACGATACGGCCGTGATTTCCGGTGCGGAAAAATCGATAGAAGCTTACCTGGTCAAGCCGTTGGGATTAAATTCGTTAATCCATGGAGCCACCGTGTCGAGTGCCCTGATCGGCTGTATTATCGGAGGAGTTATTTCGGGAGTGTTTTCAAACCGGTTTGGCAGAAGAAAAACGCTGCTTATAGCTGCCGTTTTGTTTTTTGTGTCAGCACTGGGATCGGGATTTCCCGAAGCTATTTTCTTCTCTAAAGGGCAGCCGTCCATCGGGTTGCTGTTGACATTCAATTTTTACCGTATAATCGGAGGTGTCGGAGTGGGACTGGCATCTGCCGTTTCTCCCATGTACATCAGCGAGATAGCTCCTGCAGATATTCGGGGAAGGCTGGTTTCTTTCAACCAGTTCGCCATTATTTTTGGAATGCTGGTGGTGTACTTCGTTAATTGGGGCATCGCCTTTGGACAGAGTATCGATTGGATCAACGATGTGGGTTGGCGGTATATGTTCGCATCAGAAGCTATTCCTGCAGCCTTGTTTGGTATGTTGCTGTTTCTGGTTCCTGAAACGCCGAGATACCTGGTATTGTCGAATCGCGATGAAAAAGCACGGTCTGTTTTAAGCCGGATTAACGCTGATAAATTAAGGGCTGAAGCTATTTTCTCCGAAATAAAGCAGTCCATCGGACGTACAACGGAACGTTCCCGTATTTTTTCTTACGGGAAAATGGTTATTCTTATCGGTGTTTTGTTGTCGGTGTTTCAGCAGTTTGTGGGAATCAATGTTGCGTTGTATTACGCTCCACGTATTTTTGAGAGTATGGGAGCTGCGAAAGATGCCTCCATGCTGCAAACCATCATCATGGGGTTTGTCAATGTCGTGTTTACGGTTGTGGCCATCCTGACGGTGGATAAGTGGGGGAGAAAACCGTTGTTGATTACCGGCTCCGTTGGCATGGCCATCGGCATGTTTGCCATATCCTCGTTGTCCTATAACGAAATTATCGGAATAAGCACACTGGTATTCATCATCATTTATACGGCGTCGTTTATGATGTCGTGGGGACCGATCTGCTGGGTGCTCATCTCTGAAATTTTCCCAAACAAAATCCGGGGTCAGGCGGTAGCCGTGGCGGTTGCCGCACAATGGGCTGCCAATTACCTGATCTCGTCTACCTATCCGGCAATGATGGAATACAGCGGAGCTTTGACCTACGGTTTTTATGGGTTGATGGCTGTAATTTCGGCTCTCTTTGTATGGAAAATGGTTCCCGAAACCAAAGGGAAGTCATTGGAAGAGATGGAAAGTTTGTGGAAGAAGTGACGCCGGACGGTTTATCATGAAAACAAGCGCTTACGATAGGTAAACGCTTGTTCTTCAATGAGCGGCAAACGAGATTCGAACTCGCGACCCTCAGCTTGGGAAGCAATAGTTGGCTCTTTTCGTTGTTTACCGTTATTTATTATATATTTGATTTATAATTATTTATGATTTTTTCCACGTTAAATCTTATCGATATTTTTGCTTATATATTGGTATTTTTCTATCTTTGTTTAC
This portion of the Petrimonas sulfuriphila genome encodes:
- a CDS encoding dipeptidase; translation: MQEINNYVETHKQRFLDELFELIRIPSISSLPEHKPDMYRAAEKWKEILLAAGADKAEVYETDGNPVTYGEKIIDPKAPTVMVYAHMDVMPVDPVGLWKTDPFEPVVKEGKIWARGADDDKGQGFMHAKAFEYLVKSEKLNCNVKFLIEGEEEVGSPSLPKFCKKHKKMLQADVILVSDTSMIAPDVPSITTGLRGLAYWQVEVTGPDKDLHSGLFGGAVANPINVLAKMIAQVTDDNGRILIPGFYDDVVEVSRKERNMMAKAPFSLEEYKKSLDVKEVFGEKGYTTNERTGIRPTFDVCGIWGGYTGEGAKTVLPSRAYAKISTRLVPNQDHNKIAKLFVKFFESIAPKSVKVKVEYLHGGPSYVCPIDLPAYKAAAKAYTEVYGKTPIPVRSGGSIPIIATFEEVLGIKSVLMGFGLGSDAIHSPNENYPLEQFYNGIRTIPLFYRYFAEEMGR
- the buk gene encoding butyrate kinase, yielding MDNHPRILVINPGSTSTKIAVYKNGDVVFLKTIRHSVEELSQFKRISDQYEFRKNIVYNELKNAEIRLDLIRIVVGRGGIVKPIASGVYRVNETMKRDLIEAKRGEHASNLGALIADDIAKQLPSAEAFIADPVVVDEFEPIARYSGHPLFERVSLFHALNQKAIARAHAKSLMRRYEDMDLIVVHLGGGISVGVHHQGRVVDVNQALDGDGPISPERSGTLPVGELLKMAFSGKYTYEEMKSMVVGKGGLYAYTGLNNAYEVEKAAQAGDKKCYDVMEAMAYQTAKEIGAFSTVLKGDVDAILITGGMANSKWFCNLIIERIHKIAPVYVYPGEDEMKALAENGALILSGEIEPKEYV
- a CDS encoding bifunctional enoyl-CoA hydratase/phosphate acetyltransferase; this encodes MIHRLAELTEKAKQKPIRKIAVAAAEDGSVLKSIKAAMQQGLVSPVLVGNKSEIERIAQLIDFDLSQVEIIHNDNGANESAKIAVSEIKKGNAGILMKGLVSTGDLLKAVLDKENGLRKAAVLSHVAFFESPYYHKLFCVTDAAMNIAPDLDTKVHILNNAVEACHKLGITVPKVTVAAAVETVNPKMEATVHAAQLKEMNINKQLQGCLVDGPFAVDIAVDKEAATHKGIFSEVAGDSDIILVPDIEAGNIFYKALNFLGGAVCAAVIMGAAVPIVLTSRSDSEISKMLSIVLAAAMD
- a CDS encoding NUDIX hydrolase, with the translated sequence MKNSTHVYNPHVSVDCVVFGFDGEKLKVLLIERTIEEQNFSDKKLPGSIIFEDEDLDEAAIRILNELTGLKNIYLSQFHSFGNPQRTKNMRDKNWLEKLTNMKIGRIVTVGYVALIKISRKIIFESENTAANWYDVSSLKSLRLAFDHNEIADTALEHIRHKVKSEPSMLFELLPQKFTMTQLRNLYDIIMGTTSDVRNFKKKIMQIEGLEQLDEVQKDVPYRAPRLYRFDKKVHKKNTRKLYS
- a CDS encoding glycoside hydrolase family 3 C-terminal domain-containing protein is translated as MKKTSGYYLFLLWIAGFLFFSCKEVQPYLNTKLSFEERADDLLSRLTIEEKAELMRYDSPAIDRLGIPAYNWWNECLHGVGRSGLATVFPQAIGMAAMWDSQQMSEIATAISDEARAKHHDYVSKGKRGIYQGLTFWTPNINIFRDPRWGRGMETYGEDPFLTAELAIPFIKGLQGDDSKYLKLVATVKHFAVHSGPESTRHSFDVYPSDYDLAETYLPHFRRAVQEAGAYSVMCAYNRLRGEPCCGDKYLEDLLRNKWGFNGYIVSDCGAISDFYRENAHHIVNTPEEASAKAVKAGTDLNCGDTYAKGLIETVKQNLITEAELDVSVKRLLLARFKLGMFDPDSEVKYAQIPIEVVDSENHRVLALQAARKSMVLLKNDNNLLPFSKEVKKVAVIGPNADDNEVLLGNYNGYPSKGITPLKGIIEKLPHAEVAFAQGCTLAEKLPYFTVIPADYFYTDKTLQTKGLNVEYFDNNKLEGIAKRTRVDDNIDFVWWNKAPFDDLNPEEFSICWRGVLVPPVTGEYAIGGEAFTGYKLSVDGKEVTQGRDQHHARKRYEYVQFEAGKPYEIEVEYVQDKTEYAHVKILWDVPNPNLKQEAIDLARNSDLVILCMGLSPLLEGEEMKVNVEGFAGGDRLDIKLPAVQTELMKEIQKLGKPTVLVLLNGSALAFNWEAENIPAILEAWYPGQSGGTAIADVIFGDYNPAGRLPVTFYKDVNQIPAFDNYDMQGKTYRYFEGKPLYEFGYGLSYTTFQYKLRTVPESVKNGEDISVSVDVTNTGNMDGDEVVQLYVSLPDSKLQKPIRALQGFKRVHLKKGETQTVKFTLKPHQIAARNKANIPVVETGKVQVSIGGKQPDAGSLATGNVVEVFIETEGDNYFINE